Proteins from a genomic interval of Heteronotia binoei isolate CCM8104 ecotype False Entrance Well chromosome 5, APGP_CSIRO_Hbin_v1, whole genome shotgun sequence:
- the LOC132571525 gene encoding neuropeptide Y receptor type 6-like, with protein sequence MIGKTIQQPSMNLSIANSSTSQFQHFESCRSSFPAVFLLITAYAVVILVGIFGNLCLIIIIKKQKESQNVTNILIANLSLSDVFICIMCIPFNASYTLMDYWVFGEAMCKITSFVQSMSVTASTFSLILIAVERYQLIVNPRGWKPSISHAYWGIVFIWGFSMIVSIPFFVFLQVTDEPLKTLSSHTDAYMNKVVCIEVWPSVEERRVFTTTMFIFQYFFPLGFIFVCYLKIFVCLQKRHGKVDKIRENESRINESKRINIMLFSIVATFAACWLPLNIFNIVFDWNHEVLMNCHHNVVFILCHLVAMMATCINPVFYGFLNKNFQKDLVILLHNFRCFASQELYENIALSTVNTDVSKGSLKLNNMPANI encoded by the coding sequence ATGATTGGTAAAACTATTCAGCAGCCCAGCATGAATCTGTCTATTGCAAACAGCAGTACATCACAGTTCCAGCACTTTGAATCCTGCCGGTCGTCCTTTCCTGCAGTCTTCTTGCTCATCACAGCTTATGCTGTAGTGATATTGGTGGGGATTTTTGGCAACCTGTGCCTGATTATCATCAtcaaaaaacagaaagaaagccAAAACGTTACCAACATTTTGATTGCCAATCTCTCCTTATCCGATGTCTTCATTTGCATTATGTGCATCCCTTTCAATGCTTCGTACACTCTGATGGACTATTGGGTCTTTGGAGAGGCAATGTGTAAAATAACTAGCTTCGTACAAAGTatgtctgtcactgcttccacaTTCTCACTTATATTAATTGCTGTTGAAAGGTACCAGCTAATAGTGAACCCACGTGGCTGGAAGCCCAGCATTTCCCATGCATACTGGGGAATTGTCTTCATTTGGGGGTTCTCTATGATCGTATCAATTCCTTTTTTTGTGTTCCTGCAAGTTACTGATGAACCCCTTAAAACCCTTTCTTCCCACACTGATGCCTACATGAACAAGGTTGTCTGCATTGAAGTGTGGCCATCTGTTGAAGAGCGACGGGTTTTTACCACAACCATGTTCATTTTCCAGTACTTCTTCCCACTGGGGTTCATTTTTGTCTGTTATCTCAAGATATTTGTGTGCCTTCAAAAGAGGCATGGTAAAGTAGATAAGATAAGGGAGAATGAGAGCAGGATAAATGAGAGCAAAAGAATTAATATTATGCTCTTTTCCATTGTTGCAACTTTTGCAGCATGCTGGTTACCTCTGAACATATTTAACATTGTGTTTGACTGGAACCATGAGGTGCTGATGAACTGCCACCATAATGTGGTCTTTATCTTGTGCCACTTGGTAGCAATGATGGCAACATGCATCAATCCAGTGTTTTATGGGTTTCTAAACAAgaattttcaaaaggatttagTCATTCTGCTTCACAACTTTAGATGCTTTGCATCTCAAGAATTATATGAAAACATTGCCCTTTCAACGGTGAACACTGATGTGTCAAAGGGATCCCTGAAACTGAACAACATGCCTGCAAATATCTGA